The Raphanus sativus cultivar WK10039 chromosome 2, ASM80110v3, whole genome shotgun sequence genome includes a region encoding these proteins:
- the LOC108828312 gene encoding protein EDS1B, translating into MALDALPGLSSDLIATSLKESTKGFSNDHFHQEVEDDTVFFAFRPSFLVNNWFGPENESSFGETKMNRAQFPCMISFSNDVDADARATVNEAFLKNLQLLISTSFPASVKTLVEKIRPRRIVFTGHSSGGATAILATVWYLETFFTKKSSNEFSFPEPLCLTFGAPLVGDYVFKHALGRENWGRLFFNFVTIFDIVPRIMLAPKASTKQALPYALSLLGRRASIQENDQTIADFYATVMKDVETAARQANCELIGDGGNAFLETFSSFLELSPYRPAGTFVFSTGTRLVAMDNSDVILQILFYASQSSNERELSLRPNQSIRDHHSYQEMVDSNLDMDHLALDESALIDFGLSTSAARECVHAAFEAEKKRVDNQSKIETTKQSKIVDKLKWIEEEYKQPRCQAPAKGYYDSFKESNEENDFNANVTRAELAGSFDDVLGLLKKGQLPDGFEGSSVWTDLVTRYRKLMEPLDIGNYYRHLKNEDTGSYMEKGRPKRYKHAQKLYEHVLLKAGRSAEEIEASGLGPCFWAEVEELRGIAYNEARVNRLEELLQGWIRDKEVDDEHIFLEGSTFRKWWQSLPEVHRSRSCLRVSMG; encoded by the exons ATGGCGTTAGATGCTCTTCCCGGACTCAGTAGTGATCTAATCGCCACTTCGTTGAAGGAATCGACCAAAGGGTTCAGCAACGACCACTTCCACCAAGAAGTAGAAGACGATACCGTCTTTTTCGCTTTCAGACCATCTTTCTTGGTGAATAACTGGTTTGGTCCGGAGAATGAGTCTTCCTTTGGGGAAACTAAGATGAATCGTGCTCAGTTCCCTTGTATGATAAGCTTCAGCAACGACGTTGACGCTGACGCTCGCGCTACCGTTAACGAAGCTTTCCTCAAGAATCTTCAACTTCTCATTTCAACCTCGTTTCCTGCTTCT GTTAAAACGCTTGTCGAGAAAATCAGACCTCGACGGATAGTGTTCACAGGACATTCCTCAGGAGGGGCAACTGCAATCCTGGCAACAGTTTGGTATTTGGAGACATTCTTCACAAAGAAGAGTAGTAATGAGTTCTCTTTCCCAGAGCCTCTTTGTTTGACCTTTGGAGCTCCTTTGGTCGGTGACTATGTCTTCAAGCACGCTCTTGGGAGAGAGAACTGGGGCAGGCTCTTCTTTAATTTCGTCACAATATTCGATATCGTCCCTCGGATAATGCTTGCTCCAAAGGCATCAACAAAGCAAGCTCTGCCTTATGCTCTTTCCCTCCTGGGTCGTAGAGCTTCGATCCAAGAAAACGACCAGACCATCGCAGATTTCTACGCAACGGTGATGAAAGACGTGGAAACTGCTGCTCGCCAAGCCAATTGTGAATTGATTGGAGACGGAGGAAATGCGTTTTTGGAAACCTTTTCAAGTTTCCTTGAGCTGAGTCCTTATAGACCGGCAGGCACTTTTGTCTTCTCTACGGGGACGAGATTGGTCGCAATGGACAACTCAGACGTCATTCTTCAGATCCTGTTTTATGCTTCTCAGTCAAGCAACGAGCGAGAATTGTCTCTAAGACCAAATCAAAGCATAAGAGATCACCATAGCTATCAGGAAATGGTAGATTCAAATCTTGACATGGATCACTTGGCTTTGGATGAATCTGCGCTCATTGACTTTGGACTG agcaCAAGCGCGGCCAGAGAATGCGTCCATGCTGCATTTGAGGCAGAGAAGAAACGAGTAGATAATCAGAGCAAGATAGAAACCACCAAACAGTCTAAAATAGTAGATAAGCTGAAATGGATAGAGGAGGAATACAAGCAGCCAAGGTGTCAAGCTCCTGCAAAAGGGTACTATGATTCCTTCAAGGAATCTAATGAAGAGAACGACTTCAATGCGAACGTCACTAGAGCTGAGTTAGCTGGTTCATTTGACGATGTGCTGGGTTTACTGAAGAAAGGTCAACTTCCAGATGGGTTCGAGGGGAGCAGTGTGTGGACCGATCTAGTAACTCGCTACCGCAAATTAATGGAACCACTTGATATTGGAAACTACTACAGGCATTTGAAGAACGAAGACACGGGGAGTTACATGGAAAAAGGAAGACCAAAACGTTACAAACACGCTCAGAAGTTGTACGAGCATGTCCTACTGAAGGCAGGACGGAGTGCAGAGGAGATAGAGGCATCCGGCTTAGGACCGTGCTTTTGGGCAGAGGTTGAAGAACTAAGGGGAATAGCATATAATGAGGCAAGGGTTAATAGACTAGAAGAGTTGCTTCAAGGATGGATCAGAGATAAGGAAGTAGATGATGAGCATATTTTTCTGGAGGGCTCAACATTCAGAAAGTGGTGGCAGTCACTTCCTGAGGTTCACAGAAGCCGTTCTTGTCTTCGAGTGAGTATGGGTTAA